Proteins encoded within one genomic window of Catharus ustulatus isolate bCatUst1 chromosome 10, bCatUst1.pri.v2, whole genome shotgun sequence:
- the GPR17 gene encoding uracil nucleotide/cysteinyl leukotriene receptor — MNGPAASSLLFNCSNESNFALETSEQCGKETHLENMIFAAFYFLDFILAFAGNALALWLFIRDQKSGTPANIFLMHLAVADLSFVLVLPTRLVYHFSGNHWPFGEIPCRLTGFLFYLNMYASIYFLMCISVDRFLAIVHPVKSIKLRRSRYAHVACVFLWVIVAVAMAPLLLSVQTVQMKNTTVCLQLYREKASRHALVSLAVAFTFPFVTTVTCYLLIIQSLKSGNRVEKHLKEKAVKMIIMVVMIFLICFVPYHVNRYIYILHYNGTKASCETQRVLALSNRITSCLTSLNGALDPIMYFFVAEKFREALCNLFCIKKTIMLPQTYEGKTNESSLSAKSEL, encoded by the coding sequence ATGAATGGGCCAGCAGCTTCAAGCCTGCTCTTCAACTGCTCAAATGAATCAAATTTTGCTTTGGAAACATCAGAGCAATGTGGCAAAGAGACACACCTTGAGAACAtgatttttgctgctttctacTTTCTGGATTTCATCCTGGCTTTTGCAGGCAATGCCCTGGCTCTTTGGCTCTTCATCCGGGACCAAAAGTCAGGCACACCTGCCAACATTTTCCTGATGCATCTTGCTGTGGCTGACCTGTCCTTTGTGCTGGTACTTCCCACCCGGCTGGTGTACCATTTTTCTGGTAACCACTGGCCATTTGGTGAGATCCCATGCAGACTCACCGGCTTCCTTTTTTACCTCAACATGTATGCCAGTATCTATTTCCTGATGTGCATCAGTGTTGACCGTTTCCTGGCCATTGTGCACCCTGTGAAGTCCATCAAGCTCCGCAGGTCCCGGTATGCCCATGTGGCATGTGTCTTTCTGTGGGTCATCGTTGCTGTGGCAATGgcacctctgctgctcagtgtgCAGACAGTCCAGATGAAAAACACAACTGTCTGCCTGCAGCTCTACAGAGAGAAGGCCTCACGTCATGCCCTCGTGTCCTTAGCAGTGGCATTCACCTTCCCCTTTGTTACTACTGTGACTTGCTACTTACTCATCATCCAGAGCCTGAAGAGTGGGAACAGAGTTGAGAAACACCTGAAGGAAAAAGCTGTCAAAATGATCATCATGGTTGTGATGATCTTTCTAATTTGCTTTGTGCCTTATCATGTCAACCGCTACATTTATATTCTGCATTACAACGGGACCAAAGCTTCCTGTGAAACACAGCGTGTCTTGGCCCTCAGCAACCGCATCACCTCCTGCCTCACCAGCCTCAACGGCGCCCTCGACCCCATCATGTATTTTTTCGTAGCTGAGAAATTCCGTGAGGCTTTGTGCAATCTGTTTTGTATTAAAAAGACCATAATGTTGCCTCAGACTTATGAGGGAAAGACAAATGAAAGCTCACTAAGTGCTAAATCTGAACTGTGA